A region from the Aegilops tauschii subsp. strangulata cultivar AL8/78 chromosome 5, Aet v6.0, whole genome shotgun sequence genome encodes:
- the LOC109778293 gene encoding uncharacterized protein has protein sequence MPSWKDGEESSDEEELVGMDLEQHWANPDTTIDPSFCGRAADASITCRLHLAPCMKYVAFEGKDTGRRFYGCAVPQDGIDCGVAQWVDAPWPSILQRCLEKIWEMFHEENHGRMIDHEKYKKELDKVNKQLDTLGDQYSQLVEEVTKMFDWADQNNRVMSDEEFKQKQMDVDKDMEKLAISKEKQSADFGKMKEMEKLAQELKEMKCILRSQGEIIRNTRKERDEMKKERDRLVEEKKKLEFLVGDLLKAGHGNKDKLAKIKSIHDE, from the exons ATGCCGTCGTGGAAGGATGGAGAGGAGAGCAGCGACGAGGAGGAGCTGGTCGGCATGGATCTGGAGCAGCACTGG GCGAACCCTGACACCACTATAGATCCATCCTTCTGTGGTAGAGCTGCAGATGCAAGCATCACATGTAGACTGCACTTGGCCCCATGCATGAAATATGTTGCATTTGAAGGAAAGGACACTGGGAGGAGGTTCTATGGATGTGCTGTTCCTCAG GATGGTATTGACTGTGGAGTTGCTCAGTGGGTTGATGCCCCATGGCCTTCTATTCTGCAAAGATGTTTGGAGAAGATATGGGAGATGTTTCATGAGGAGAATCATGGCAGAATGATTGACCATGAGAAGTATAAGAAAGAGTTGGACAAGGTCAACAAGCAGTTGGATACACTTGGGGATCAGTACAGTCAGTTGGTTGAGGAAGTCACCAAGATGTTTGATTGGGCAGATCAGAACAACAGGGTCATGAGTGATGAAGAGTTCAAGCAGAAGCAGATGGATGTGGACAAGGACATGGAGAAGCTAGCTATCAGCAAGGAGAAGCAGAGTGCTGACTTTGGCAAGATGAAGGAGATGGAGAAGCTGGCTCAAGAGCTGAAGGAGATGAAGTGCATTCTTAGGTCTCAGGGGGAGATCATTAGGAACACAAGGAAGGAGAGGGATGAGATGAAGAAAGAGAGGGACAGGCTggtagaggagaagaagaagctgGAGTTTCTGGTGGGTGATCTTCTGAAAGCTGGTCATGGCAACAAGGACAAGCTTGCCAAGATCAAGTCAATCCATGATGAGTGA